Genomic segment of Microcebus murinus isolate Inina chromosome 14, M.murinus_Inina_mat1.0, whole genome shotgun sequence:
agctcagatgatcctcctgccctggcctcccagagtgctaggaatacaggcatgagccactgcacctggcctgagaTTGAGTCTTCATTCATTCTTGCCTTCCTCATGTATAAGATGGAGGAAATAATATTTAGTGCATATTCTTATTaagcatataaaatgaaaatttatgtaaagtagttttgctttcttttcagccTCAAAAAAAAGCTGTGCCCAAGCTTGTCTGACATCTGCCCTGCCAAGTGTCCATGATGCTAGGCCCTGAGGGAGGTGAAGGTTTTGTGGTCAAGCTCCGTGGCCTGCCCTGGTCCTGCTCTATTGAGGACGTGCAGAACTTCCTCTCCGACTGCACAATTCGTGATGGGACCGCAGGTGTTCATTTCATCTATACTAGAGAGGGCAGGCAGAGTGGTGAGGCTTTTGTCGAACTTGAATCAGAAGATGATGTAAAAATGGCCCTGAAAAAAGACAGGGAAAGCATGGGACACCGGTACATCGAGGTGTTCAAGTCCCACAGAACCGAGATGGATTGGGTGTTGAAGCACAGCGGTCCCAACAGTGCTGACAGCGCCAACGATGGCTTCGTCCGTCTTCGAGGACTCCCATTTGGATGCACAAAGGAAGAAATTGTCCAGTTCTTCTCAGGGTTGGAAATAGTGCCAAATGGGATCACATTGCCTGTGGACCCTGAGGGCAAGATTACAGGGGAAGCTTTTGTGCAGTTTGCCTCACAGGAGTTAGCTGAGAAGGCCCTGGGGAAGCACAAGGAGAGGATAGGGCACAGATATATTGAAGTGTTCAAGAGCAGTCAGGATGAAGTCAGGTCTTACTCAGATCCCCCTCTGAAGTTTATGTCTGTGCAGAGGCCGGGGCCCTATGACCGCCCTGGCACAGCTAGGAGATACATTGGCATCGTGAAGCAAGCGGGCCTGGAGAGGATGCGGCCCGGCGCCTACAGTGCAGGCTATGGCGGCTACGAAGAGTACAGCGGCCTCAGCGATGGCTACGGCTTCACCACCGACCTGTTTGGGAGAGACCTCAGCTACTGTCTCTCAGGCATGTACGACCACAGATACGGAGACAGCGAGTTCACAGTGCAGAGCACCACCGGGCACTGCGTCCACATGAGAGGGCTTCCTTACAAAGCAACCGAGAATGACATTTACAACTTCTTCTCTCCACTGAACCCTGTGAGAGTGCATATTGAGATTGGCCCAGATGGAAGAGTGACCGGTGAAGCAGACGTGGAGTTTGCCACTCACGAAGAGGCTGTGGCGGCTATGTCCAAAGACAGGGCTAACATGCAGCACAGATACATAGAACTTTTCTTGAATTCGACAACGGGGGCCAGCAATGGGGCATATAGCAGCCAGGTGATGCAAGGCATGGGGGTAACAGCAGCCCAGGCCACTTACAGCGGTCTGGAAAGTCAGTCAGTGAGCGGCTGCTACGGGGCTAGCTACAGTGGTCAGAACAGCATGGGTGGATACGATTAGTTTTGTAGAAATGTTGAAGATTTTTCAATCAAATTTTCACAGGCAGCCAACAAGCAATGAATGAAGAGCAGTTATAACTAGAGGAAGCTGTGGGACCCATTTTGCACCATGAGTTTGTGAaatctggattaaaaaaaattacctcttcAGTGTTTTTTTATGCAAACTTTTCTTCTAGCATGTGATATTGAGTAAACTAAAACTATTTTCAGCCTTTCTGAATTAACATTTTGGTAGTATACTTCAGAGTGATGTTATCTCAGTTTAAGTAGTTTCAGTATGTTGAATATAAGGACCTTTTGCCACCACATCGCAGTGAACACACTGGGGAGACGTGCGTTTTTGGAAAACTCAAAGGTGCTAGCTCCCtaattcaaaaagaaatactTCTCATGTTCATTCTAGtttatactttcatttaaaatcttttaggtTAAGTTTAAGCTTTTTAAGAGTTAGTTTTGAGAATTGAGACACAATACTAATACTGTAGGAATTGGTGAGGCCTTGACTTAAAACTTTCTTTGTACTGTGATTTCCTTTTGGGtgtattttgctaagtgaaacttgttaaattttttgttaactaaatttttttcttaaaataaagattttttcacAATGGCTGGCACAAGATTATCTACTCAGCAAAAGTTAGTAGCAAAATGGgttgttattcattttattcctaaTGTATTTtagtgtgaattttaaaatttcgtACATCAAAtctatgatctcacttatattcTTACAATGAGgctaaataaaagtttaataaaaatgttaattatgtgAATGGTGGAAATGGTGACTAGAAAACATACATCCTTGGATGTGTGAAGTAGACACGTGCAGCCCCGGGCACCCATGATTTGTGTGCACTGTGGTCTTAAGCCATTCATGATATCCTGCTGGCCCCTTCCTTGATGCGGAAGTCACATCCATTATTCCTGTAGCTAGAGAGCTTTGGTTTTGAGTGAGGccatttaaaatttctctccacCTAGCAGTGGAAAACTGTGTCCATACTCCATGCAGCACTGCACGCAGCAAATGGTAGTACTGTCATCTTAACAGTTAGAACATTCACTAATGGGATGATTAGTGAATCCTATCTACTaatggatgattttttaaatcatccgTAGGTGGGGCGCAGTGGCCCAGGCCTATAAttctcacactctgggaggccgaggcgggtggattgctccaggtcaggagttctaaaccagcctgagcaagagtgagacctgtctctactataaatagaaaaataaattgcccaactaatatatatagaaaaaattagctgggcatggtggcacatgccttgtagtcccagctactcaggaggctgaggcagtaggattgcttgagcccgggagtttgaggttgctgtgacctaggctgatgccatggcactcacactagcctgggcaacaaagcgagactgtcttaaaaaaataataatcccatGCAAAAATGTTTTGATATGATTTTTCCAACTTCATTTTCCCACTTGTCTTTAATAACTGTATAATGGAACCTAGATGTTCTAATTTTACCAGTTTATCATCTGgtgttttctgcttttaaaaagaaaatgctcttgGTTATACCCCTGAaggtttcattaaaaaattaggtCTGTGTGGGAAGACTATCCTCACTGGTCTTTGCAGGCCAAGCTTACCTTGGCAACCTTTGCCCCAGTGTACTGCATCAGATGGCCTGTCCTGGGTGCATCACCAAAGAATGCCAAGGtgcagggacacaggcagaatGAGGAACATGCACTGGGAAGACAACAGGAATTGTGCCCTTATTCTAGGCCCTGTTCCAGGGTCTCTGCCCATACCTTGGGCCCACCGTGCTCAAGCAACAGCAACCAGTAGGGAAGCAGAGGTCCACAGGTTGTGAGGGAGACTGGAGAAACCCACCCAGGTAGAGTTCCAGTTTAGGAGCTTTGGAAATTGCACTTACATGGGCTGAGGTACCATGAGGCTGAGACCTCAGATTTCATAGGGCAGTGGACTCTCAAGGCATACATACCTTCACTCCTGGAAGTCTGCTAAATTTAGGGTACATGTATGAAAGGAGTGGGCTCCAGGAACCTAGGATAGGAAAGTTGGGGAAATGTGCTAGGTGACCCGAAATCTCTGGAACTGCAACCATGGAGCACTTTATTGTTAAAAGGAAGACCGTATCAAAGTCTTCCTGAGGTAGGTGATAGTCATAAGATATATGCCCCCCTTGTGGTCTGCCCCGAGTCTCACTGTTTCCCGAATGGATTGGCAAACTTCACATAAACCAAACCCAGCTTGCCACCTGTTTGGCCCACAAACTAAGAATGGTTATTGGTGGTGGTTGGTTTTCTTTGAGACGTGGTATCcctctgttacctgggctggaCTGGAttgttcactgcaacctcaaactcctgggctcaagtggtccacctgacccagcctcctgagtagctgggactacaggcacatgccaccatgcctagctagttttttcttttttagaaaggaGTGAGGTCTCACTATGGTGCTTaggctgggctcaagccatcctctcacctcaatctccaggattataggcatgagccaccacacctggccaagaatTGAGTTTTAGAATTCTTGTTTTACAATTTGATAACCAGGAACTCCAATTAAGCAACATACACTTTCCCTCAAAAAAATGCCATTATCAGTAAACCTGTAGTGCAAAAAGTTGTACTTATTTCGAGTTTAATGTGAAAACACCAGTTTTGCCTTTTGGCCTACAGAAGCTAAGATGTTTATTATCTGGCTCCTTAGAAGTTTGCTGTtagtatttactatctgacccatGTTGCAGAAAACCAGTATATCAGGACTGAACATGGCACAGAGGGAAAAGTTCATACTACAAAAGGAAATGgacttggccaggtgcggtggctcatgcctataatcctagtactctgggaggccgaggtgggcaggttgcttaaggtcaggagttccaaaccagcctgagcaagagcgagaccccatctctactgaaaatagaaagaaattggccaactaaaaaatacatatagaaaaaattagccgggcatggtggtgcatgcctgtagtcccagctactcgggaggctgaagcaggaggatcgcctaagcccaggagtgtgaagttgctgtgagctagggtgacgccacaacactctagcctgggcaacagagtaagactgccTCAAAAACAACAAGGAAATGGACTTAACAAAATGCTGCAAGGCCTGGCTAGAATGGACAGAGCCTGTAGCACATGAGGGGGTCTTAGGGATGCTGCAGGAGGGTTGAATATGAAACTGGATTGAAATGAGACATCCCTTGTGTGTCAAAATTTGGGAATTCTGAGCAAATTGCTCAGTTTATCATCTGCTAGAACCACCCTTCAAAGATCATCCCTCCACAGGAGGGCATGCAGGATTGTCAGAGAAAACACCAGGTAAGTCTGTCCCTGGAAGGACTTAAGAACACTCACCACCATTTTGAAAAACTTACTGGAAGCTGTTCTCTCAACCAGTGTTGgccataggaaaaaaatggatgacAGGATTCCAGATGAGACACAGGTAGTGTCAATCATCAGATGTGAGGTAAGCTGTAGTGGGCAGCCTTGACCAGCCCTGGTCTGTGACAAAGGCCAATAGCAAGAGTATTGCTTGGTTTAAATAGCCAAAGTGGGTAAACTAGGAGCAAAAAGCTGATTTGGCCACTTCTATTGAACGTCAGGATCTTGTTCTATTTATTACCGGAAGAGAATCAAGTCTCAGACCCAGAAGCCATCAATTGAAGTGGAGGGAGGGCTtgacatcattattattattattattttatttatttctttttttgagacagagtctcacttttgttgcccaggctagagtactgtggtatcagcttagttcacagcaacctcaaactgctgggctcaagcaatcctgcctccacctcccaagtacctgggactacaggcatgcgccatcatgcctggctaattttttctatatatttttagttggccaattaatttccttctatttttagtagtatatataaaattagcctggcatggtggcgcatgcctgtagtcccagctactcagaaggctgaggcaggagtatcacttgagcccaggagtttgagattgctgtgagtgaggctgatgccacagcactctagcctgggcagcagagtgagactctgtctcaaataaataaataaataaaagtacaaaacataaataaatattccttgaacctccccccagcccagggccaggagTGAATGACCCTAGTCCCTTGAGGGCCATTGGACATAGGGTGTGAGTTCAGGTGAGTACGAGGGGACCCAGAATGCCACTGTAGCCCCTTTGTTAGTGGAAGCATAGGAAGGCCATGTTCATCTCAACCTGGGTCAAGTGAGTGTGCAGAGCCTCGGGCTATCTCCTTGAGTGAGTTAGAGGGGCGGGGTGCCCTAGGCCGATAAGCCCACACTGGGTCCCTGCCTTGTGGAGTCAGAGTCACAGTGGTACAGAAGGCCAAGAGGAACCACTGGAATGGTGCTCCTCATCTAAGGCACCAAGATGAGAGGCGCTGTAATGGGTTGGAGCCACACATGTGGACAAAAAAAGCAAGCATCATACGCTGTTTTAATTTGCCTGTCTGGTTCCAACAAGAAACCAGATCGATTTTAGCAGGTGATAGCAGATGACCAGGAACTTAACCAAGTCATTACTAATCACAGCTGCAGTTCTTCCAGTATAGATCAACAAGCCTCTGACACTTTGGCAGCTACTGTCGTAGTGAATCATTCTTTTTCATCAGCATTAAGTAGATTAAACATTTTGCCTTCTTACAACATGGACAGTGAAATACATTCCCTGTCTTCTCCAGAATTCTGTTAACTTCTGTATGTTGCAGTACAGTCTGGAGAGACATTGATCACCTGGCAATGACTAACTAAATCGGCGACATACAAATTAGACTTGGTGGGGAGGACGCAGCAAGGATGCTGGGTGTGCTAGGAAGACATGATCCCTAGAGGTAAGAAGAGTGCTTAGAGTCTATAGTCATGGGCAGGGGCTGGCAAACTAAGGTCTGTGAGCCTAATCTGGCCTGCTGCCTGACTTTGTAAGTAAATTTTATTGgtacacagccatgcccatttgtttacgtGTTGTCTGCAGCCACCTTTGTGCTGCAACGGGCAGAGAGATGAGTAGTTGCATCAGAGACCAcatggcccacaaaacctaaaatatttaaatatttactatctgactcTACAGGATATGTTTGCCAATCGGTGGTCTTGAGCCTAACTGGGGCATTTCCTCCAAAGTAAAGGTCAAAATACTGCATCTTGCAACTTAAAAATTAGTTCAATTTAGCAGTT
This window contains:
- the HNRNPF gene encoding heterogeneous nuclear ribonucleoprotein F, whose translation is MMLGPEGGEGFVVKLRGLPWSCSIEDVQNFLSDCTIRDGTAGVHFIYTREGRQSGEAFVELESEDDVKMALKKDRESMGHRYIEVFKSHRTEMDWVLKHSGPNSADSANDGFVRLRGLPFGCTKEEIVQFFSGLEIVPNGITLPVDPEGKITGEAFVQFASQELAEKALGKHKERIGHRYIEVFKSSQDEVRSYSDPPLKFMSVQRPGPYDRPGTARRYIGIVKQAGLERMRPGAYSAGYGGYEEYSGLSDGYGFTTDLFGRDLSYCLSGMYDHRYGDSEFTVQSTTGHCVHMRGLPYKATENDIYNFFSPLNPVRVHIEIGPDGRVTGEADVEFATHEEAVAAMSKDRANMQHRYIELFLNSTTGASNGAYSSQVMQGMGVTAAQATYSGLESQSVSGCYGASYSGQNSMGGYD